A single genomic interval of Littorina saxatilis isolate snail1 linkage group LG17, US_GU_Lsax_2.0, whole genome shotgun sequence harbors:
- the LOC138953789 gene encoding phytanoyl-CoA dioxygenase domain-containing protein 1 homolog encodes MSTSTKKWPGDSVETHPEVFDIKAKPPQPSEKKPGQLPEEMIRQFFEEGYVVVPSFFKKEELDACRDAISEQVDDLANMLYGGGKIKNLYKEHGLFERLTHIEADFPGANIILHKLGRLPQPFKDVWSNPRMLNVVEQMIGPDIAGHPVWNLRTKTPQNEATTVPWHQDSAYLDNRSYEVLQVTAWIPLLDAKRENGCMEVAAKGHLKGKVATHNCCWGGTWYVMLEEDEMVKSLDVDMKKDIVLCEVPYGGMLLINNMIPHRSLNNVSNDIRWSLDLRWQKPDKSVGFYDMKEGVLMRTKDKPNLKVDWSSFDAIERHVEAKKRVEKDFPQEEGEDKFDTTIQGPWMKKWEMVHMNRHTAMLSDDVTSWHKN; translated from the exons ATGTCGACGTCCACGAAGAAATGGCCCGGTGACAGTGTCGAGACTCACCCAGAGGTGTTCGACATCAAAGCCAAGCCGCCCCAGCCAAGCGAGAAGAAACCTGGACAGCTACCCGAGGAGATGATCCGTCAGTTCTTTGAAGAG GGCTATGTGGTCGTGCCGTCTTTCTTCAAGAAAGAAGAGCTGGATGCGTGCCGAGATGCCATATCGGAACAAGTGGATGATCTGGCTAACATGCTGTATGGGGGTGGCAAGATCAAAA ATTTGTACAAAGAGCACGGGCTGTTTGAGAGATTGACTCACATTGAAGCGGATTTTCCGGGAGCCAACATCATCCTTCACAAACTGGGACGTCTTCCTCAG CCCTTCAAAGACGTATGGTCGAACCCTCGCATGCTGAACGTGGTGGAACAGATGATTGGCCCAGACATCGCAGGCCATCCAGTGTGGAACCTCAGAACCAAGACTCCGCAGAATGAAGCCACTACTGTTCCCTGGCACCAAG ACTCTGCGTACCTGGACAACCGGTCGTACGAGGTGCTGCAGGTGACGGCGTGGATCCCCTTGCTGGACGCCAAGCGAGAAAACGGCTGTATGGAGGTGGCGGCCAAGGGTCACCTCAAGGGCAAGGTCGCCACGCACAACTGCTGCTGGGGTGGAACCTGGTACGTCATGCTGGAGGAAGACGAGATGGTCAAGAGTCTGG ACGTGGACATGAAGAAGGACATCGTGCTGTGTGAGGTACCGTACGGTGGCATGCTGCTCATCAACAACATGATTCCACATAGAAG CTTGAACAACGTGTCGAACGACATCCGTTGGAGTCTGGACCTGAGGTGGCAGAAGCCGGACAAGTCTGTGGGCTTCTACGACATGAAGGAGGGCGTCCTCATGCGGACCAAGGACAAACCCAATCTCAAGGTCGACTGGTCCAGTTTCGACGCCATCGAGCGTCACGTGGAGGCAAAGAAGAGAGTGGAGAAGGACTTTCCG caagaagaaggagaagataAGTTTGACACGACCATCCAAGGCCCCTGGATGAAAAAGTGGGAGATGGTCCACATGAACAGACACACCGCCATGCTCAGCGATGACGTCACCTCCTGGCATAAGAATTAG